One window from the genome of Mastacembelus armatus chromosome 18, fMasArm1.2, whole genome shotgun sequence encodes:
- the leap2 gene encoding liver-expressed antimicrobial peptide 2, with translation MSLNMQRKSFSIRKAAVALYIVLLMLAQEVHAGPLTSDVQSSSDQGADSRGEHTLRRIARMTPLWRIISSKPLGAYCQNNYECSTGICKAGHCSTRQHSSESVNH, from the exons ATGAGTTTAAACATGCAGCGGAAAAGCTTCTCCATCAGGAAAGCAGCGGTAGCACTGTACATTGTGCTGTTAATGCTGGCTCAAGAG GTACATGCAGGTCCACTGACCTCTGATGTCCAGTCCAGCTCTGACCAGGGTGCAGATTCAAGGGGCGAGCACACACTGAGGAGGATAGCTCGGATGACGCCACTGTGGAGGATCATAAGCAGCAAACCACTTGGAGCTTACTGCCAAAACAACTATGAATGCTCCACAGGAATCTGCAA GGCAGGACACTGCTCCACCAGGCAACACTCCTCTGAGTCTGTGAATCACTAG
- the bmp15 gene encoding bone morphogenetic protein 15 yields the protein MTATRTKYSLLCVCVLTCFIFLLCSTCAGVVAGRKMATLRRSRRSHQSAKHKGPHHRPLADEQKADQNLQFMLSLYRSAAEPDGRPKQHRKFGSNTVRLLRPSASSVFYLPESRDHHYTFTVQYKLDTLPSEQLIRASFIHLRSSASLSSKPSSATQAPEPPRCMAQITALGKESLVILEPHERWTETDITAHVSGHVVQGEDQDTEGHLTLTAQYWCTEPGLDEEDSSLLWWWTHLGGRQRGEPHLEVPSLLLYLEEEREVKDWMGDLLGVEGENIMRQIGQWHPSVHPRRRRSKEPSSSEPKDLSLDALKNAPTSSSSFSTAPSASIVSDIPNYKRKTSMPKNRCKLHSFRLSFDELGWGHYFIAPPVYNPRFCQGDCPRVLHYGYHSPNHAIIQTVINDLGVGDVPRPSCVPYKYMPMSVLVVHKKKVEYRELEDMVAESCTCR from the exons ATGACGGCGACCCGCACAAAATACAGCTTACTGTGTGTCTGCGTCCTCACCTGTTTTATCTTCCTGCTGTGCTCCACCTGCGCTGGAGTTGTAGCCGGGCGGAAAATGGCCACGCTGAGGCGCAGCCGTCGGAGTCATCAGAGCGCAAAGCACAAAGGCCCGCACCACCGGCCGCTGGCGGACGAGCAGAAAGCGGACCAGAACTTGCAGTTCATGCTGAGTTTGTACCGGAGCGCGGCCGAACCGGATGGCAGGCCCAAACAGCACCGAAAGTTCGGCTCCAACACGGTCCGCCTCCTGAGACCCTCGGCGTCATCGGTGTTCTACCTGCCAGAGTCAAGAG ACCACCACTACACcttcacagtacagtacaagcTTGACACTCTTCCCTCGGAGCAGCTAATCAGAGCCTCGTTCATCCACCTCCGCTCTtcagcctctctctcctccaaGCCTTCCAGCGCCACCCAGGCCCCTGAGCCACCACGCTGCATGGCTCAGATCACCGCGCTGGGCAAGGAGAGTCTGGTCATCCTGGAGCCCCACGAGCGGTGGACAGAGACGGACATCACCGCACACGTCAGTGGACACGTTGTGCAGGGTGAGGACCAGGACACAGAGGGACACTTAACCCTCACTGCCCAGTACTGGTGCACAGAACCTGGGCTCGATGAAGAGGACAGCAGCCTCTTGTGGTGGTGGACTCACCTTGGAGGACGCCAGAGAGGGGAACCTCACCTTGAAGTTCCATCTCTTCTTCTGTACttagaggaagagagagaagtgaaGGACTGGATGGGGGACTTGCTGGGGGTTGAAGGGGAAAACATCATGAGGCAAATAGGGCAGTGGCACCCTTCAGTTCACCCCCGCCGTCGTCGCTCCAAAGAACCTTCATCTTCAGAGCCAAAAGATCTGTCGCTGGATGCACTGAAAAATGCCCctacttcctcttcctctttctctacTGCCCCCTCTGCCTCCATCGTCTCAGACATCCCAAACTACAAACGTAAAACCAGCATGCCCAAGAACCGCTGCAAGCTCCACTCCTTCCGCCTCTCCTTCGACGAGCTTGGCTGGGGTCACTACTTCATCGCCCCGCCGGTGTACAACCCTCGCTTCTGTCAAGGCGACTGCCCAAGGGTGCTCCACTATGGATATCATTCGCCCAACCACGCCATCATCCAGACAGTCATCAACGACTTGGGTGTTGGGGATGTTCCCCGTCCTTCATGTGTGCCATATAAGTACATGCCTATGAGCGTGCTGGTCGTCCACAAGAAGAAGGTGGAGTACAGGGAGCTGGAGGACATGGTGGCAGAGTCATGCACGTGTCGCTAA